One region of Rubripirellula tenax genomic DNA includes:
- a CDS encoding ABC transporter permease, with amino-acid sequence MLLPWEYGVRNLARRPVRTALTLVALATVVMLVFVVVGFIRGLEQSLAVSGDENVVLVYSVNSEQNIENSSIAARSPSLVAASLDGTVKRFDVTHVSPELYLGTRVKTNGSAGGLGLVRGVSYAAPLVRRSVKLVEGDWPGEGEVIVGRLAAAKLGSTDEAVMVGNSVEFEGRSWQISGRFAAGGAAYESEIWCRLGDFQTATKRQDLSLVAMLLSPGSSPAEVQLFCKERTDLELRAIRETDYYASLQQHYKPVRLLAWFVVVLVSGAGIFAGLNMMYGAVAGRIREIATLQAIGFRRRAILLSLVQEGVLLAAAGSLLSGVIALTMLNGMAVRFTMGAFTLRIDSVAILIGCGVGLLLGVVGALPPAIKALRAEVATSLKAI; translated from the coding sequence ATGCTTCTCCCTTGGGAATACGGTGTTCGCAATCTGGCTCGACGGCCCGTGCGGACGGCATTGACGCTCGTTGCATTAGCGACGGTCGTGATGCTGGTGTTCGTCGTGGTGGGGTTTATTCGTGGGTTGGAACAATCGCTGGCCGTCAGTGGAGATGAAAATGTGGTTCTCGTGTATTCCGTCAATTCGGAGCAGAACATTGAGAACTCGTCGATCGCCGCGCGTAGTCCGTCGCTCGTTGCGGCCAGCTTGGACGGCACGGTGAAACGCTTTGATGTGACTCATGTGTCGCCGGAGTTGTATCTGGGTACGCGAGTAAAGACGAATGGAAGTGCTGGCGGCTTGGGGTTGGTACGCGGCGTTTCGTATGCCGCGCCGCTGGTACGTCGATCGGTGAAGTTGGTCGAGGGCGACTGGCCCGGTGAGGGGGAAGTCATCGTGGGTCGTTTGGCTGCCGCGAAACTAGGTAGCACTGATGAAGCAGTGATGGTTGGGAACAGCGTCGAATTTGAAGGTCGATCGTGGCAAATCAGTGGACGGTTCGCGGCTGGCGGTGCAGCGTATGAATCCGAGATTTGGTGCCGACTGGGAGATTTCCAGACGGCAACTAAACGACAGGACTTGAGTCTGGTTGCGATGTTGTTGTCGCCTGGAAGCTCGCCCGCCGAAGTCCAGTTGTTTTGCAAAGAACGGACGGACCTGGAACTGCGAGCGATCCGCGAAACGGATTACTACGCCTCGCTGCAACAACACTACAAACCGGTGCGGTTGCTCGCTTGGTTCGTCGTCGTGTTGGTATCCGGTGCTGGCATCTTTGCTGGATTGAACATGATGTACGGCGCGGTGGCGGGACGGATTCGTGAGATTGCAACACTGCAAGCGATTGGATTTCGCCGACGGGCGATCCTGCTCAGTTTGGTGCAAGAAGGAGTTTTGTTGGCAGCGGCCGGTTCGCTGCTTTCTGGCGTGATCGCACTGACGATGCTCAACGGCATGGCGGTGCGTTTCACGATGGGTGCGTTCACGTTACGCATTGATAGCGTCGCAATCTTGATCGGTTGCGGGGTTGGTTTGTTATTGGGTGTCGTGGGTGCGTTGCCCCCGGCAATCAAAGCGTTGCGAGCCGAAGTCGCAACAAGTTTGAAAGCTATTTGA